In Ancylothrix sp. D3o, the following are encoded in one genomic region:
- the hetZ gene encoding heterocyst differentiation protein HetZ translates to MEAIFELLYTELKQATRASDSNCREVAGRIAEEVTRICQQSQRIQASGEVESWAIALARHRLQQCLNYYSLGSRQGRVELHSTLSAIVYRYITPLIAGSSYQARLSLIEDFLQGFYEEALKAFRREAHLSLKYRPQSLLELAEYMAFAERYGKRRIPLRGGRSQQLIILRAQSFSQQQPPETSVDMEQAAEGAGVESDQTWNDTSVQQVRSQMVSSEPEPMVEDLRCEVITELMVYLEENKQTDCADYFALRLKDLTTGEIESILGLTPRQRDYLQQRFKYHLIRFALRHRWELVHQWLEADLEKNLGLLPQQWQEWLAKMGPENKELLKLKQQGLADAAIAQKLGCTVNWVQKRWFKLLEQAWELRNRLVSGEGTSTDE, encoded by the coding sequence GTGGAAGCAATATTTGAGCTACTATACACAGAACTCAAGCAGGCGACTCGCGCCTCTGACAGCAATTGCCGAGAAGTTGCCGGTCGCATTGCCGAAGAAGTGACGCGCATTTGCCAGCAAAGCCAGCGTATTCAAGCATCCGGCGAGGTAGAATCGTGGGCAATCGCCCTCGCCAGACATCGGCTTCAACAATGTCTTAATTACTACAGCCTGGGGTCACGGCAAGGACGGGTCGAACTGCACAGCACCCTCAGCGCCATTGTTTACCGTTATATCACCCCCTTGATCGCCGGATCGAGTTATCAAGCACGACTGAGTTTGATAGAAGACTTTTTGCAAGGCTTTTATGAAGAAGCTTTAAAAGCATTTCGCAGAGAAGCGCACCTGAGTTTAAAATATAGACCGCAAAGCCTGCTTGAGTTAGCTGAGTATATGGCTTTTGCTGAACGCTATGGCAAACGGCGGATTCCCTTGCGGGGGGGCCGGTCGCAACAATTGATTATCCTCAGAGCGCAATCATTTTCTCAACAGCAACCGCCTGAAACTTCCGTAGATATGGAACAGGCCGCTGAAGGGGCCGGTGTCGAGTCTGATCAAACTTGGAATGATACTTCTGTTCAGCAGGTACGCTCTCAAATGGTTTCCAGCGAACCCGAACCAATGGTAGAAGACCTGCGATGTGAAGTGATCACCGAATTGATGGTTTATCTCGAAGAAAACAAACAAACTGATTGTGCCGATTACTTTGCCTTGCGCTTGAAAGATTTAACCACCGGCGAAATTGAATCAATTTTAGGATTAACCCCCCGCCAGAGAGATTATTTACAACAGCGCTTCAAATATCATTTAATTCGATTTGCCCTGCGTCACCGTTGGGAACTTGTTCACCAGTGGTTAGAAGCTGACTTAGAAAAAAATCTTGGTTTATTGCCCCAACAGTGGCAAGAATGGCTTGCTAAAATGGGGCCAGAAAATAAAGAATTGTTAAAGTTAAAACAACAGGGACTAGCAGATGCAGCCATCGCCCAAAAGTTAGGCTGTACAGTCAACTGGGTACAAAAAAGGTGGTTTAAACTACTTGAGCAAGCTTGGGAACTTCGCAATCGTTTAGTGTCCGGAGAGGGTACATCTACTGATGAATAG
- the sds gene encoding solanesyl diphosphate synthase gives MTSTTSLFSPVEADLRVLTDNLKTLVSARHPILFAAAEHLFGAVGKRVRPAIVLLISRATMLPEEITPRHRRLAEITEMIHTASLVHDDVVDESELRRGIPTVHSSFGNRIAVLAGDFLFAQSSWYLANLDNLQVVKLLSEVIKDFAEGEIQQGLNRFDTSLTIEAYLEKSYYKTASLIANSSKAAAILSEVADDLTEDLYQYGRHIGLAFQIVDDILDFTASTEGLGKPACSDLKSGNLTAPVLYALEEKPYLEVLIDREFSQDGDIEQALAFISESKGIDRSRELATHHAQQAVQHLLKLPASECRQALIDLAEYVVSRLY, from the coding sequence ATGACCTCAACCACATCTCTTTTTTCCCCGGTTGAAGCAGACCTGCGGGTGTTGACAGACAACCTCAAAACACTCGTAAGCGCCCGTCACCCCATTTTGTTTGCTGCGGCGGAACATCTGTTTGGCGCTGTGGGAAAACGAGTGAGGCCGGCAATCGTCTTATTAATCTCCAGAGCAACCATGCTACCAGAAGAGATTACCCCACGACACCGGCGACTTGCAGAAATTACGGAAATGATCCACACTGCCAGCTTAGTGCATGACGACGTGGTAGACGAATCAGAACTCAGGCGAGGCATTCCCACCGTACACAGCAGTTTCGGAAACCGTATCGCCGTTTTAGCCGGAGATTTCCTCTTCGCCCAATCTTCGTGGTATTTGGCCAACCTGGATAACCTGCAAGTCGTCAAACTACTTTCAGAAGTTATCAAAGACTTTGCCGAAGGAGAAATTCAACAAGGACTCAATCGATTTGACACCAGCCTAACCATTGAAGCCTACCTAGAAAAAAGCTATTACAAAACAGCATCATTAATCGCCAATAGCTCAAAAGCCGCAGCGATTCTCAGCGAAGTAGCCGATGATTTGACAGAAGACCTTTATCAATATGGACGTCATATTGGCCTAGCCTTCCAAATCGTCGATGATATCTTGGATTTTACCGCCTCCACAGAAGGATTAGGCAAACCGGCCTGCTCGGATCTCAAAAGCGGCAATTTGACAGCGCCGGTGCTATATGCTTTAGAAGAAAAACCCTATTTAGAAGTGCTAATTGACAGGGAATTTTCCCAAGACGGAGACATCGAACAAGCCCTAGCTTTTATATCAGAAAGTAAAGGCATTGATCGTTCCCGTGAATTAGCCACCCACCACGCCCAACAAGCCGTACAGCATTTATTGAAGTTACCAGCTTCGGAATGCCGGCAAGCGTTGATTGATTTAGCCGAGTATGTAGTAAGCCGGCTTTATTAA
- the murI gene encoding glutamate racemase codes for MTKEKRIGIFDSGVGGLTVLRELYRQLPTESILYFGDTARLPYGTRQSAEILQFVREILTWMTESGVKMVIMACNTSSALALETVRSEFDVPILGVILPGARAAVQQGRRIGVISTPATAASNAYRRAIMEIDPDTRVWQVGCPEFVPLIEQGRINDSYTYEVAREYLAPLIQQQIDTLVYGCTHYPHLEPVLRQILPSSVRLIDPAVHVVAAASRELELLGLRETRQPLPTRFGVSGCPQQFAQLSRPWLGYTPSVEKITLPTLVYEPVRNASAE; via the coding sequence ATGACAAAAGAAAAACGAATTGGTATTTTTGATAGTGGTGTGGGTGGCTTAACTGTTTTGAGAGAGCTTTACCGGCAATTGCCAACAGAATCCATTCTTTATTTTGGAGACACGGCAAGGCTGCCTTACGGCACTCGTCAAAGCGCAGAAATCTTGCAGTTCGTCCGTGAAATTCTCACCTGGATGACCGAATCTGGCGTCAAAATGGTGATCATGGCCTGCAATACCAGTTCGGCCCTCGCCCTAGAAACCGTCCGCTCAGAATTTGACGTCCCTATCTTGGGTGTCATTCTCCCCGGTGCCCGCGCCGCAGTCCAGCAAGGACGACGCATCGGCGTCATTTCTACCCCCGCCACCGCCGCTTCTAATGCCTACCGGCGGGCCATTATGGAAATAGACCCCGATACCCGCGTCTGGCAAGTCGGCTGTCCCGAATTTGTGCCACTCATCGAACAAGGCAGAATTAATGACTCCTATACTTATGAAGTAGCGCGGGAATATCTTGCACCGCTCATCCAGCAGCAAATTGATACCCTCGTTTATGGCTGTACCCACTATCCTCATTTAGAGCCGGTGTTGCGCCAAATTCTCCCCAGTTCTGTGCGCTTGATCGATCCAGCAGTCCATGTTGTCGCTGCTGCTTCCCGTGAATTGGAACTTTTGGGCCTACGGGAAACCCGCCAACCTCTGCCCACTCGCTTCGGCGTCAGCGGTTGTCCGCAACAGTTCGCTCAACTTTCCCGACCCTGGTTAGGCTACACTCCTTCTGTAGAAAAAATCACTTTACCTACCTTGGTTTATGAGCCGGTTCGCAATGCTTCTGCGGAATAA
- a CDS encoding N-acetylmuramoyl-L-alanine amidase — MVHLKHPSGGHTARSNANKEKRRMRFHWLLPSIISVFLVSTSAQAARLQSWRFDSTENRLYITTDDGVQPKAQLLFNPTRLVIDLPGTTYGKPQMTQPVGGAIRAVRAGQFDGNTTRLVIELNSGYTIDPQQVIVRGQTASEWTVQIPEAQPIAATAPQPPQTTAAGLQTTLNNVRVTGDGLFLDTRGTTPEVNVQQSSDRSTVNIDLQNTTLTPRLQGYQQIVNRNNIGSIQIGQIQTSPPVARITLNVTDPNKDWRATANNNGKIIILPEDTTTTTARQPQISDISTGGQLTTIQSVEMTGSQMVIRTDGPFTYTSGWDRASGYFQITIPAARIGAGVRSPQTNALRVALQQADPNTVVIWVQPAAGVQLSELNQPSNQMLALQLQAAQTPPPNNTPEANIPRIPSGRLSVVVDPGHGGGDPGAVGIGGIRETDIVLDISYQVAQMLEQNGIQAILTRTDDREIELQPRVQLAERINATLFVSIHANAISMSRPDVNGIETFYYSSGIGLARSIQSNLLAATGANNRGVKQANFYVLRKTTMPAVLVEVGFVTGAQDAARMADPAYRRLLAEGITRGILQYIQQNRY; from the coding sequence ATGGTACATCTCAAGCACCCATCGGGGGGGCATACAGCACGCAGCAACGCAAACAAGGAGAAGCGCCGCATGAGATTCCACTGGCTACTACCCAGCATAATTTCCGTATTTTTAGTATCAACGAGCGCACAAGCGGCTCGATTACAATCATGGCGATTTGACAGCACCGAAAACCGACTTTATATAACCACCGACGACGGCGTACAACCTAAAGCGCAACTGCTATTCAACCCAACCCGCCTCGTAATCGACCTCCCCGGCACAACCTATGGAAAGCCGCAAATGACCCAACCCGTCGGCGGAGCCATCCGAGCCGTCAGAGCCGGCCAATTTGACGGAAACACCACCCGCCTAGTAATCGAACTCAACAGCGGCTACACCATCGACCCCCAACAAGTCATAGTTAGAGGTCAAACAGCTTCCGAATGGACAGTTCAAATCCCCGAAGCCCAACCAATAGCCGCCACCGCCCCCCAACCCCCACAAACCACCGCCGCCGGCCTCCAAACCACACTAAACAACGTCAGAGTCACAGGTGACGGACTATTTCTGGACACCAGAGGAACGACCCCAGAAGTCAACGTCCAGCAAAGTAGCGACCGCTCAACCGTCAACATCGACCTGCAAAACACAACCCTCACACCCCGACTGCAAGGCTATCAGCAAATCGTCAACCGAAACAACATCGGGAGCATCCAGATAGGTCAGATCCAAACCAGCCCGCCGGTGGCCCGCATCACCCTCAACGTCACCGACCCCAACAAAGACTGGAGAGCCACCGCAAACAACAACGGCAAAATCATCATCCTCCCCGAAGACACCACCACCACAACAGCCAGACAACCCCAAATTTCCGACATTTCCACCGGCGGCCAACTCACCACCATCCAATCCGTAGAAATGACCGGCAGCCAAATGGTCATCCGTACAGACGGCCCCTTCACCTACACAAGTGGATGGGACAGAGCCTCCGGCTACTTCCAAATCACCATCCCCGCCGCCCGCATCGGTGCCGGAGTCAGATCACCCCAAACCAACGCCCTGCGAGTCGCCCTCCAACAAGCCGACCCCAACACCGTAGTTATTTGGGTACAACCGGCAGCCGGAGTCCAACTCAGCGAGCTTAACCAACCCAGCAACCAAATGCTGGCCTTGCAACTGCAAGCAGCCCAAACCCCACCCCCCAACAACACACCCGAAGCCAACATCCCCCGCATCCCCAGCGGACGCCTGAGCGTAGTAGTAGACCCAGGACACGGCGGCGGCGATCCCGGTGCCGTCGGCATTGGCGGAATTCGAGAAACAGACATCGTACTAGACATCTCCTACCAAGTGGCCCAAATGCTCGAACAAAACGGCATCCAAGCCATCCTCACCCGCACCGACGACCGAGAAATCGAACTCCAACCCCGCGTCCAGCTTGCCGAGCGGATCAACGCCACCCTATTTGTCAGCATCCACGCCAACGCCATCAGCATGAGTCGTCCTGATGTCAACGGCATAGAGACGTTCTATTACTCTAGTGGCATTGGTCTAGCTCGCAGCATTCAAAGCAACCTCCTCGCCGCCACCGGCGCCAACAACCGAGGAGTCAAGCAAGCGAACTTTTATGTCTTACGCAAGACGACAATGCCAGCAGTTTTAGTAGAAGTTGGTTTTGTAACGGGTGCCCAAGATGCCGCACGCATGGCCGACCCAGCCTACCGCCGACTGCTAGCAGAAGGCATTACTCGCGGTATCCTCCAATACATCCAACAAAATCGTTATTAA
- the yidD gene encoding membrane protein insertion efficiency factor YidD: MKVILLGIIQGYRLFISPLFPPVCRFEPTCSQYALQAIDRFGPWRGSRMAVARICRCHPLHPGGYDPVPPAEKNKHT, encoded by the coding sequence ATGAAAGTAATATTACTCGGAATAATTCAAGGATATAGATTATTTATCTCCCCATTATTTCCGCCGGTGTGCCGGTTTGAGCCAACCTGTTCTCAATATGCCCTCCAAGCCATCGACAGATTTGGCCCTTGGCGTGGTAGCAGAATGGCAGTAGCCAGAATATGCCGGTGTCATCCCCTGCATCCGGGGGGATACGATCCAGTCCCGCCGGCAGAAAAAAATAAACACACATGA
- a CDS encoding acylphosphatase, translating to MSNEKIRTHLIISGKVQGVGYRYYTAQQAKQLGITGWVKNLPDGRVEAIFEGNKQAITDMINWCHQGPPAAEVTEVTINHEKPQGCNQFEINR from the coding sequence ATGAGCAATGAAAAAATCAGAACTCATCTAATTATATCTGGCAAAGTTCAAGGAGTCGGCTATCGTTATTACACAGCACAACAAGCCAAACAGCTAGGAATCACCGGCTGGGTAAAAAACCTCCCAGATGGTCGAGTCGAAGCAATTTTTGAAGGAAATAAACAAGCCATTACCGACATGATAAACTGGTGTCACCAAGGGCCACCAGCAGCCGAAGTAACCGAAGTGACTATCAACCATGAAAAACCCCAAGGATGCAACCAATTTGAAATAAATCGATGA
- a CDS encoding type II CAAX prenyl endopeptidase Rce1 family protein: protein MMLGYFVKVIFSRLTGAFYTVPRMDDWLVCAAILGVYTLIAVPVGWRWGFLNFKVEKSLIVVLGVILGSLLQPAFSEELFFRVLFLPHKTENFSGVSLWGWMVLGLICFIVYHPLNAISFFPMGKEVFFEPVFLFLAAVLGVGCTVVYWCSGSVWPAVVLHWVVVVVWLLLFGGYERLYAGRSEGCDQKSPSK from the coding sequence ATGATGTTGGGGTATTTTGTCAAAGTGATTTTTTCTCGTTTGACTGGGGCTTTTTATACTGTTCCCCGGATGGATGATTGGCTGGTTTGTGCTGCTATTTTAGGGGTTTATACGTTGATTGCTGTGCCGGTGGGTTGGCGCTGGGGTTTTTTAAATTTTAAGGTAGAAAAATCGCTGATTGTGGTGTTGGGGGTGATTTTGGGTTCTTTGCTGCAACCGGCTTTTTCTGAGGAATTGTTTTTTCGGGTTTTGTTTTTACCGCATAAAACTGAAAATTTTTCTGGGGTGAGTTTATGGGGGTGGATGGTGTTGGGTTTAATTTGTTTTATTGTCTATCATCCTTTGAATGCGATTAGTTTTTTTCCGATGGGAAAAGAGGTTTTTTTTGAGCCGGTATTTTTGTTTTTGGCGGCGGTTTTGGGGGTGGGGTGTACGGTGGTTTACTGGTGTAGTGGTTCGGTGTGGCCGGCGGTTGTTTTACATTGGGTGGTTGTGGTGGTGTGGTTGTTGTTGTTTGGGGGGTATGAAAGGTTGTATGCTGGAAGAAGTGAGGGATGCGATCAAAAAAGTCCCTCAAAATGA
- a CDS encoding DUF1823 family protein, translating to MSDLPALNFDTIWAILKEELDDATVNRLVWHYLGYRYDQACLKWDNSGVSEEWRSEYPEPPDFIENRPPTVKLTRSIPPENKQLLKEKLGFKGYKVGEFGPRQTRRATMANWLLSYMAGL from the coding sequence ATGTCTGATTTACCGGCTTTGAATTTTGATACAATTTGGGCGATTCTCAAGGAAGAATTGGATGATGCGACGGTTAACCGGCTGGTGTGGCATTATTTGGGTTATCGTTATGATCAGGCTTGTCTTAAGTGGGATAATTCGGGTGTTTCTGAGGAGTGGCGTTCCGAGTATCCCGAACCACCAGATTTTATTGAAAATCGGCCTCCTACTGTTAAGTTAACGCGCTCTATTCCGCCGGAAAATAAGCAGCTTTTGAAGGAAAAGTTAGGATTTAAGGGATATAAAGTTGGTGAGTTTGGGCCGCGACAAACGCGCCGCGCAACGATGGCGAATTGGTTGTTAAGTTATATGGCTGGTTTGTAG
- a CDS encoding serine/threonine-protein kinase: MPTLQSMFELGFILGNRYQLKECFSQNSGRETWLAEDLKLSEKVVVKLLFFGAGMFWDDLKLFEREAEVLQQLSHPLIPKYRDYFSVDEPAVCFALVQDYIPGVSLKKLLEEKRSFSEEEVRNIAGDVLDVLIYLHGLTPAVLHRDIKPSNLILGEDGKVFLVDFGAVQNQMRVSGSTFTVVGTYGYAPVEQYGGQAATASDLYALGATIIHLITGIAPADLPLRELRIQFEERVGRDVSLYFVRWLERMTEPTLERRFKSAVQARDAIAGRLSIGGQSERYEGLPVGTRVVLNVAEGKLEISIPARVEVEVFEPVKLILTRGWDRFKRGLKLLVDNLKNSSLFARSPGLVRVGFVGGGLVLVGIGFPAIFSLIPFLGGLLFFGVCFAAGNWLGRSRSYFERTYVCFDSEKFVIEFQEVWAWSYRRFGGETREILGVSVGPFSEGNGPALLAVILRVGMFSGRLENLAFGQELSEAELNELVRVIGDWLGLAAG; this comes from the coding sequence ATGCCCACTCTACAAAGTATGTTTGAATTAGGTTTTATTTTAGGAAATCGCTATCAGCTTAAGGAGTGTTTTTCTCAAAATTCTGGCCGCGAGACTTGGCTGGCTGAGGATTTGAAATTGAGTGAGAAAGTTGTGGTGAAGTTGTTGTTTTTTGGGGCGGGGATGTTCTGGGATGATTTAAAGTTGTTTGAGCGAGAAGCTGAGGTTTTGCAACAGTTAAGTCATCCGCTGATTCCTAAATATCGAGATTATTTTTCGGTGGATGAACCGGCGGTGTGTTTTGCTTTGGTTCAAGATTATATTCCGGGGGTTTCTCTGAAAAAATTGCTGGAAGAAAAAAGGAGTTTTTCTGAGGAGGAGGTGCGGAATATTGCGGGGGATGTTTTGGATGTTTTAATTTATTTACATGGGTTGACTCCTGCGGTTTTGCATCGGGATATTAAGCCGAGTAATTTGATTTTAGGGGAGGATGGGAAGGTTTTTTTGGTGGATTTTGGGGCGGTGCAAAATCAAATGCGGGTTTCTGGTTCTACGTTTACGGTGGTGGGGACTTATGGCTATGCGCCGGTGGAGCAGTATGGCGGACAGGCGGCTACGGCTTCTGATTTATATGCTTTGGGGGCGACCATTATACATTTAATAACAGGGATTGCGCCGGCAGATTTGCCTTTGCGGGAATTACGGATTCAGTTTGAGGAGCGGGTAGGCAGGGATGTGAGTTTATATTTCGTGCGGTGGTTGGAACGCATGACGGAACCGACTCTGGAACGGCGTTTTAAGTCGGCGGTGCAGGCGCGGGATGCAATTGCGGGCCGGTTAAGTATAGGGGGGCAAAGTGAGAGATATGAAGGGTTGCCGGTGGGGACGCGGGTTGTTTTAAATGTGGCGGAGGGGAAGTTGGAAATTTCGATTCCGGCGCGGGTGGAGGTGGAGGTTTTTGAGCCGGTGAAGTTAATTTTAACTCGCGGTTGGGATAGGTTTAAAAGGGGCTTGAAGTTGTTAGTAGATAATCTAAAAAATTCGTCTCTTTTTGCAAGATCACCGGGGTTGGTGCGGGTTGGTTTTGTGGGTGGGGGTTTGGTGTTGGTTGGTATAGGTTTTCCGGCTATTTTTTCGCTGATTCCATTTTTGGGGGGTCTGCTTTTTTTTGGGGTTTGTTTTGCTGCGGGGAATTGGTTGGGGCGTTCTCGAAGTTATTTTGAGCGGACTTATGTTTGTTTTGATTCGGAAAAATTTGTGATAGAGTTTCAGGAGGTTTGGGCTTGGAGTTATCGGCGGTTTGGTGGGGAGACGAGGGAAATTTTGGGGGTGTCTGTTGGGCCTTTTTCTGAGGGAAATGGGCCGGCTTTGTTGGCGGTGATTTTACGGGTGGGGATGTTTTCGGGGAGGCTGGAAAATTTGGCTTTTGGGCAAGAGTTGAGTGAGGCTGAGTTGAATGAGTTGGTGCGGGTGATTGGGGATTGGTTGGGCTTAGCTGCCGGTTAA
- a CDS encoding helix-turn-helix domain-containing protein, producing MPIKNFLTEEQRKQLQKAVRKSDCPRLREHALILLLQNDGKTYEEIADFIGCSYRTVAYWCVHGDPDDLDSLRDKREQGNYRKANEDYIQILLDVVKKEPKKLSYDFDVWTSQRLAAHLAKETSIEISATQVTRILRKHKVRLPLSRV from the coding sequence ATGCCGATAAAAAATTTCTTAACAGAGGAGCAGAGAAAGCAATTGCAAAAAGCGGTCAGAAAGAGCGACTGTCCCCGATTGCGAGAGCACGCTTTGATTTTGTTATTGCAAAATGATGGTAAAACCTATGAAGAGATCGCTGACTTCATTGGGTGTTCTTACCGCACGGTTGCTTATTGGTGCGTGCATGGCGATCCTGACGATCTCGACAGTCTAAGAGACAAGCGGGAACAAGGAAACTACCGCAAAGCCAATGAAGACTACATCCAAATTTTACTTGATGTCGTGAAAAAAGAACCAAAAAAGCTAAGCTATGATTTTGATGTTTGGACGAGTCAGCGGTTAGCGGCTCATTTAGCTAAAGAAACATCTATCGAAATCAGCGCTACACAAGTAACTCGCATTTTGAGAAAACATAAAGTGCGTTTACCTCTCAGCCGAGTTTAG
- a CDS encoding transcription termination/antitermination protein NusA, translating to MSMVKLPGLKTIIESLSRERSLPESAVQNALKEALKSGYERYRRTQVTENPNFTEDYFDNFNVQLDLVGEGYRILATKTVVEEVVEPDKEVALKTLSKIAIRAKIGDTIMVDVTPLQGDFGRLAALQTKQVLTQKLQEQQLKIVQELFQPLRGTVLDGKVHRIDRKAAIFALNAGVGNPEVYAELPNYEKLHQDNYVMGATMKVYLKKVYDTPRQGPPLRVSRATTGLVSGMLTSLVPEIQQQIIEITNIVRDSTPAKPEIPSRTKIAVNTQQDDIDPVSICEGENSGNIAVISKELGGEKIEILLWSEDPCVYIKNALMPATVQEVIILDAEKQQAQVTLTPDQLPLALGLDEQNVKLASRLTGWRIDLITGE from the coding sequence ATGTCAATGGTAAAATTACCCGGCCTCAAAACAATCATTGAAAGTTTGAGCCGCGAACGAAGTCTACCTGAGTCGGCAGTGCAAAACGCCCTAAAAGAAGCGCTCAAGAGCGGTTATGAACGTTATCGCCGCACACAAGTCACAGAAAACCCAAACTTCACAGAGGATTACTTCGACAATTTTAACGTGCAGCTTGACCTCGTAGGGGAAGGCTACCGCATCCTGGCAACTAAAACTGTTGTCGAAGAGGTTGTGGAACCAGATAAAGAAGTTGCGTTAAAAACTTTATCAAAAATTGCCATCAGAGCAAAGATAGGTGACACGATTATGGTTGATGTTACCCCGTTGCAAGGAGACTTTGGCCGGTTGGCAGCATTGCAAACTAAACAAGTTTTGACGCAAAAACTTCAAGAACAACAGTTAAAAATTGTTCAAGAACTTTTTCAACCTTTACGCGGTACAGTTCTGGATGGGAAAGTGCATCGAATCGACCGCAAAGCGGCAATTTTTGCGTTGAATGCTGGGGTAGGAAATCCAGAAGTGTATGCCGAACTTCCCAACTATGAAAAACTGCATCAAGATAATTATGTTATGGGTGCAACGATGAAAGTTTATCTTAAAAAAGTGTACGATACTCCGCGCCAAGGGCCGCCTCTTCGGGTTTCTCGCGCTACCACCGGCCTCGTCTCTGGAATGTTAACGAGTTTAGTTCCAGAAATTCAACAACAAATCATCGAAATTACTAACATTGTCCGCGACTCTACTCCCGCCAAGCCAGAAATACCTTCTCGTACCAAAATAGCGGTCAATACTCAACAAGATGATATCGATCCGGTTAGCATTTGTGAGGGGGAAAACTCTGGCAATATTGCTGTAATTTCTAAAGAATTAGGCGGCGAAAAAATAGAAATTTTGCTGTGGTCTGAAGATCCTTGTGTTTATATCAAAAATGCTTTGATGCCGGCTACTGTGCAAGAAGTTATCATTCTTGATGCCGAAAAACAACAGGCACAAGTTACCCTTACTCCCGATCAATTGCCTTTGGCACTTGGGCTTGATGAACAAAATGTCAAACTTGCTTCTCGTTTAACCGGCTGGAGAATTGATTTGATTACGGGAGAATAA